The proteins below come from a single Streptomyces sp. B3I8 genomic window:
- a CDS encoding NADP-dependent oxidoreductase, protein MRAMTYDRFGGNEVLSQTRRPRPRLGPGEVLVRVRCASVNPVDWKLMAGGLKDLMDTVFPVVPGWDVAGVVEQVGIDVPEFSVGDEVVAYARKDYVHGGTFAEFVTVPVRALARRPASLSWEQAGGLPLAGLTAYQTLTRLGTGQGSTVLIHNAAGGVGTLGVQIAVALGARVIGTASPERHDTLRELGAEPVAYGDGLADRVRELAPDGVDVVADFVGGVLDVTRTVLAEGGRHASIADNSVVEAGGQWMWVRPSGGDLTELGRLADGGKLTVPIAATYPLERLPDAFARSQEGHTHGKIVVTV, encoded by the coding sequence ATGCGCGCCATGACCTACGACCGCTTCGGCGGCAACGAGGTGCTCTCGCAGACCCGCAGGCCCCGCCCCCGCCTGGGCCCGGGCGAGGTGCTCGTACGGGTGCGCTGCGCGTCGGTCAACCCCGTCGACTGGAAGCTCATGGCGGGCGGGCTGAAGGACCTGATGGACACCGTCTTCCCCGTGGTGCCCGGTTGGGACGTGGCCGGTGTCGTCGAGCAGGTGGGCATCGACGTGCCCGAATTCTCGGTCGGCGACGAGGTGGTCGCCTACGCGCGGAAGGACTACGTGCACGGCGGGACCTTCGCCGAGTTCGTCACCGTACCCGTGCGTGCCCTGGCCCGGCGGCCGGCGTCGCTGTCGTGGGAGCAGGCGGGCGGACTGCCGCTCGCGGGGCTGACCGCGTACCAGACGCTGACCCGGCTGGGCACCGGCCAGGGCAGTACGGTGCTGATCCACAACGCGGCGGGCGGGGTGGGCACCCTGGGCGTGCAGATCGCGGTGGCGCTCGGCGCACGGGTGATCGGCACCGCCTCGCCCGAGCGCCACGACACGCTGCGCGAGCTGGGCGCCGAGCCCGTGGCCTACGGTGACGGGCTCGCCGACCGGGTGCGGGAGCTGGCGCCGGACGGGGTCGACGTGGTGGCGGACTTCGTGGGCGGTGTCCTGGACGTCACCCGGACGGTCCTCGCCGAGGGTGGACGGCACGCCTCCATCGCCGACAACAGTGTCGTCGAGGCGGGCGGGCAGTGGATGTGGGTCCGGCCCAGCGGCGGCGACCTGACCGAACTGGGCCGGCTGGCGGACGGGGGGAAGCTGACGGTGCCGATCGCCGCGACGTACCCGCTGGAGCGGCTCCCGGACGCCTTCGCGCGCAGCCAGGAGGGCCACACCCACGGCAAGATCGTCGTGACTGTCTAG
- a CDS encoding xanthine dehydrogenase family protein subunit M, with protein sequence MKPFTYLRAGSVEEAVDAHAAHPGARYLGGGTNLMDLMKLDVERPGTLIDVSRLPLDDVRELPDGALWVGATVRNSDLAAHPAVRDRYPALSQALLSGASGQLRNVATTGGNLLQRTRCPYFQDVTKPCNKREPGSGCGALTGVHRDHAVLGYSERCVATHPSDMAVALAALDARVELYGADGKRTVPVTEFHRLPGEHPERDTEIRPGELITGVVLPAAAAGLPSAYRKARDRASYAFALASVAAVLEVADGVVRRAGIAFGGVAHRPWRARRAEEALLGAAPTADAFEHAVDLELGAARPLRDNAYKVPLTRGVALDVLTRLAHRTATPV encoded by the coding sequence GTGAAACCTTTCACGTATCTGCGGGCCGGCAGCGTCGAGGAGGCCGTCGACGCCCATGCCGCCCACCCCGGTGCCCGTTACCTCGGGGGCGGCACCAATCTGATGGACCTGATGAAGCTGGACGTGGAACGGCCCGGCACCCTGATCGACGTCAGCCGGCTGCCGCTGGACGATGTGCGCGAGCTGCCCGACGGGGCACTGTGGGTCGGGGCCACCGTCCGCAACAGCGACCTGGCCGCCCACCCCGCCGTCCGCGACCGCTACCCGGCGCTCTCCCAGGCGCTGCTCTCCGGCGCCTCCGGGCAGCTCCGCAACGTCGCCACCACCGGCGGCAATCTGCTCCAGCGCACCCGCTGCCCGTACTTCCAGGACGTCACCAAACCGTGCAACAAGCGGGAGCCTGGCAGTGGTTGCGGCGCCCTGACGGGCGTGCACCGCGACCACGCGGTCCTCGGGTACTCCGAGCGGTGCGTCGCCACGCACCCCTCGGACATGGCGGTGGCGCTGGCCGCGCTGGACGCCCGGGTGGAGCTGTACGGCGCGGACGGGAAGCGGACCGTGCCGGTGACGGAGTTCCACCGGCTGCCGGGAGAGCATCCCGAGCGGGACACCGAGATCCGCCCCGGGGAGCTGATCACCGGGGTCGTGCTGCCCGCGGCCGCGGCCGGGCTGCCCTCGGCGTACCGCAAGGCCCGGGACCGCGCCTCGTACGCCTTCGCGCTGGCCTCGGTGGCGGCGGTGCTGGAGGTGGCGGACGGTGTCGTGCGCCGGGCCGGGATCGCGTTCGGCGGGGTGGCGCACCGGCCGTGGCGGGCGCGGCGGGCCGAGGAGGCGCTGCTGGGCGCCGCGCCCACGGCCGACGCCTTCGAACACGCCGTCGACCTGGAACTCGGCGCGGCCCGGCCGCTGCGCGACAACGCCTACAAGGTGCCCCTGACCCGGGGGGTGGCTTTGGACGTCCTCACCCGGCTGGCGCACCGCACCGCGACGCCGGTCTGA
- a CDS encoding 2Fe-2S iron-sulfur cluster-binding protein, translating to MDGPHHETGTGDRSRDGARPTGSGPGRGAPAEGGAVGTLPDHCRSTTTLRVNGVSHTLTVDNRRVLLDLLREDLDVVGAKKGCDHGQCGACTVLLDGRRVNSCLLPAVALDGCGITTVEGLPALAPPEDRTDGHENGEYDDGDGPLHPLQRAFLERDAFQCGYCTPGQLCSAVGVIGEAVAGHPSHVTDPAAPSGEPVPLTREEIRERLSGNLCRCGAYPHIVEAVEDVLP from the coding sequence ATGGACGGTCCGCACCACGAGACAGGCACCGGCGACCGGTCCCGCGACGGCGCCCGGCCCACCGGCTCCGGCCCCGGACGCGGGGCGCCCGCTGAGGGCGGTGCCGTCGGCACCCTGCCGGACCACTGCCGGTCCACGACGACACTCCGCGTCAACGGCGTGTCGCACACGCTCACCGTCGACAACCGGCGTGTCCTGCTGGACCTGCTGCGCGAGGATCTCGACGTGGTCGGGGCGAAGAAGGGCTGTGACCACGGTCAGTGCGGCGCCTGCACGGTGCTGCTCGACGGTCGCCGGGTCAACAGCTGTCTGCTCCCCGCCGTGGCCCTGGACGGCTGCGGGATCACCACCGTCGAGGGCCTCCCGGCGCTCGCCCCGCCCGAGGACCGCACCGACGGCCACGAGAACGGCGAGTACGACGACGGCGACGGCCCGCTCCACCCGTTGCAGCGGGCCTTCCTGGAGCGCGACGCCTTCCAGTGCGGCTACTGCACCCCGGGCCAGCTCTGCTCCGCCGTCGGCGTGATCGGCGAGGCGGTGGCGGGCCATCCCTCGCACGTCACCGATCCGGCCGCGCCGTCCGGCGAGCCGGTGCCGCTGACGCGGGAGGAGATCCGCGAGCGGCTCAGCGGCAATCTGTGCCGCTGCGGCGCCTATCCGCACATCGTCGAGGCCGTGGAGGACGTACTGCCGTGA
- a CDS encoding restriction endonuclease → MTTTTPVRRIRARRRGRDFDLRRTSLFFALLALAVVGSGLAARTAARAAAHRPVPAVALCLVVLSSVAFALRQGRRGFSARRAARRAARNAITAFDAATTTALESLDSLEPAPVTAGPRAAEPAPVGCAPAEPAPVATEFAPEGAPGLRPDPAPGLGLVPGPDPGPDPDPVRYTTVDYGLLDADAFEQAVAALCERDGCTEVEVVGGAGDLGADVVGLAPDGRRLVVQCKRYGDTHKVGSQDLQRFGGTCYTVHEAEVAAVVSTSDFTAPAVEYAEQCGILCVDRDTLQAWSDGTGPAPWSMDRPPRPHDHQ, encoded by the coding sequence ATGACCACCACCACGCCTGTGCGCCGGATACGTGCGCGACGCCGCGGCCGCGATTTCGATCTGCGGCGGACCTCGCTGTTCTTCGCTCTGCTCGCCCTGGCGGTGGTGGGGTCGGGGCTCGCCGCGCGGACGGCCGCGCGGGCCGCGGCCCACCGGCCGGTGCCGGCGGTGGCGTTGTGTCTGGTGGTGCTGTCGTCCGTCGCGTTCGCCCTGCGGCAGGGGCGCCGCGGCTTCTCCGCGCGACGAGCTGCGCGACGGGCCGCACGCAACGCGATCACCGCGTTCGACGCGGCGACGACGACGGCCCTGGAGTCGCTGGACTCGCTGGAACCGGCCCCCGTCACCGCCGGTCCCCGGGCGGCCGAGCCCGCACCCGTCGGATGCGCCCCGGCCGAACCCGCGCCCGTCGCCACGGAGTTCGCACCGGAGGGCGCACCGGGCCTCCGCCCCGACCCGGCCCCCGGCCTCGGCCTCGTTCCCGGACCCGACCCCGGCCCGGATCCCGACCCCGTGCGCTACACCACCGTCGACTACGGTCTGCTCGACGCCGACGCGTTCGAGCAGGCGGTCGCCGCGCTGTGCGAGCGGGACGGGTGCACGGAGGTGGAGGTGGTCGGCGGCGCCGGGGACCTCGGCGCGGACGTGGTGGGGCTCGCTCCCGACGGCCGGCGTCTCGTCGTCCAGTGCAAGCGCTACGGCGACACCCACAAGGTCGGCTCGCAGGACCTCCAGCGCTTCGGCGGCACCTGCTACACCGTGCACGAGGCCGAGGTCGCCGCCGTGGTGAGCACGAGCGACTTCACCGCGCCCGCCGTGGAGTACGCAGAGCAGTGCGGCATCCTCTGCGTCGATCGGGACACCCTGCAAGCGTGGAGCGACGGCACCGGTCCGGCGCCCTGGAGCATGGACCGGCCCCCGCGCCCCCACGACCACCAGTGA
- a CDS encoding universal stress protein produces MSEADGVEAARVVVGASDSLSSRTALYRAAEEARRRGAEMWAVLAWDVPGGELTAHRPAGIEPLLDEWRRAARRALLTVLHETFGTAGPGVPLRAVLGRGPAGRALVQIADRAGDLLVVGAGRRGRLHRLLSPSVSRYCVAHAACPVLAVPPSPLEADWKAAHRRNALRLPLDTRHLTDETRATVRPER; encoded by the coding sequence ATGTCTGAAGCCGACGGTGTGGAAGCCGCTCGTGTCGTGGTCGGTGCGAGCGATTCCCTCAGCAGCCGAACGGCCCTGTACCGGGCCGCCGAGGAAGCCCGGCGCAGGGGCGCCGAAATGTGGGCCGTGCTCGCCTGGGACGTACCGGGCGGGGAGCTCACCGCCCACCGCCCGGCCGGTATCGAACCCCTGCTCGACGAGTGGCGGCGGGCGGCCAGGCGCGCCCTGCTGACGGTGCTCCACGAGACGTTCGGCACGGCGGGACCCGGGGTGCCGCTGCGGGCCGTCCTCGGACGGGGGCCGGCCGGGCGGGCCCTGGTGCAGATCGCCGACCGTGCCGGTGACCTCCTGGTCGTCGGCGCCGGCCGGCGCGGGCGGCTGCACCGCCTGCTGTCGCCCTCGGTGAGCCGGTACTGCGTCGCCCATGCCGCCTGCCCGGTCCTCGCGGTCCCGCCCTCGCCGCTGGAGGCCGACTGGAAGGCGGCGCACCGGCGCAACGCCCTGCGGCTGCCGCTCGACACCCGTCACCTCACCGACGAGACGCGAGCGACGGTGCGGCCCGAGCGGTGA
- a CDS encoding DUF1996 domain-containing protein, whose product MTGGTRRRPKAARRSTAAAIALMLGGAGLIAVNTYASATETNAAETAQLPAGAAGSTIDCPEVADHLPKLPEKALAGVSDDLAAMDTQITDAYQRLTRMGTASGDAAGEKVKGEVLDPLRKSRAESIGRITDSIDRTTGRPPSGLDDLAACEVKTAPGGTAGDSSTGDAGSGDAGNADKGEGNGGGTAPPSAGNGNGPDASDFVDIRTVKPNVSSPPAARADASRGSFLTDCGVNGNKNYNTDNVIAAPGVTNGAHHLHDYVGNQDINAFSNNDTFAAAATSCKEQGDKSAYYWPVVRVQDGTQDFDQNSDGGGKEGNVGRILTAKQAEIKYVGSPASKVVAMPKFLRIITGDAKAFTNGPANANAHFSCTGFENKVQLTDKYPICPKGSDVVRSFSFQSCWDGQNTDSANHRTHMAFADADGNCANGFKAIPQLTMRLVYDVPAPTVENGQVKNAYAVDGFPEQLHKPINDHDDFINIMDQSLMDQVVDCLNKGRTCGAGAPPANGTGDDKGDDTGGKGDDGKNDDGGTKDDGKGGDDGKEDDNGGKGDTGNGGATETPGKGGTQNGQNGQGDAKGSDDGAVTSGGTADTKAGAGADTPKSESTVASDARRTEAGTAPDGSASPSAVSRAEGGDDQDSVGSVNPVPQAEGSQGSLAETGSQLWPAAAGALMLCAGLVVLLRSRRYTARR is encoded by the coding sequence GTGACCGGAGGGACCCGCAGGAGACCGAAGGCCGCGCGGCGCAGTACGGCGGCGGCGATCGCACTGATGCTCGGCGGGGCCGGTCTGATCGCGGTCAACACCTACGCGTCGGCGACCGAGACGAATGCGGCGGAGACGGCACAGCTACCGGCCGGCGCCGCCGGGAGCACCATCGACTGTCCCGAAGTCGCCGACCACCTGCCCAAGTTGCCGGAGAAGGCCCTGGCCGGTGTGAGCGACGACCTGGCCGCGATGGACACTCAGATCACCGACGCCTATCAGCGGCTGACCCGGATGGGTACCGCGTCCGGCGACGCCGCCGGGGAGAAGGTGAAGGGCGAAGTCCTCGATCCGCTGCGGAAGTCGCGGGCGGAGAGCATCGGCCGGATCACCGACTCCATCGACAGGACCACCGGCCGGCCTCCCTCGGGGCTGGACGACTTGGCCGCCTGCGAGGTGAAGACCGCCCCGGGCGGCACCGCCGGCGACAGCAGCACCGGCGACGCGGGCTCCGGCGACGCGGGCAATGCCGACAAGGGTGAGGGCAACGGTGGCGGCACCGCGCCGCCGAGCGCCGGCAACGGCAACGGTCCGGACGCCTCGGACTTCGTCGACATCCGCACCGTGAAGCCGAACGTGAGCAGCCCCCCGGCGGCGCGGGCGGACGCCTCCCGGGGTTCGTTCCTCACGGACTGCGGGGTCAACGGGAACAAGAACTACAACACCGACAACGTCATCGCGGCGCCCGGCGTGACCAACGGCGCGCACCACCTGCACGACTACGTGGGCAACCAGGACATCAACGCCTTCTCGAACAACGACACGTTCGCGGCGGCCGCCACCTCCTGCAAGGAGCAGGGCGACAAGTCGGCGTACTACTGGCCGGTGGTCCGCGTCCAGGACGGTACGCAGGACTTCGACCAGAACAGCGACGGCGGCGGCAAGGAGGGCAACGTCGGCAGGATCCTCACCGCCAAGCAGGCCGAGATCAAGTACGTCGGCAGCCCGGCCTCGAAGGTCGTCGCCATGCCGAAGTTCCTGCGCATCATCACCGGTGACGCGAAGGCCTTCACCAACGGCCCCGCCAACGCCAACGCGCACTTCAGCTGCACCGGCTTCGAGAACAAGGTCCAGCTCACGGACAAGTACCCGATCTGCCCCAAGGGCAGTGACGTGGTCCGCTCGTTCTCCTTCCAGAGCTGCTGGGACGGCCAGAACACCGACAGCGCCAACCACCGCACGCACATGGCCTTCGCCGACGCGGACGGCAACTGCGCCAATGGTTTCAAGGCGATCCCGCAGCTCACCATGCGCCTCGTGTACGACGTCCCGGCCCCGACCGTCGAGAACGGACAGGTGAAGAACGCCTACGCCGTCGACGGATTCCCCGAGCAGTTGCACAAGCCGATCAACGACCACGACGACTTCATCAACATCATGGACCAGAGCCTGATGGACCAGGTCGTGGACTGCCTCAACAAGGGCCGAACCTGCGGCGCCGGCGCCCCGCCGGCGAACGGGACCGGTGACGACAAGGGCGACGACACCGGCGGCAAGGGCGACGACGGAAAGAACGACGACGGCGGGACGAAGGACGACGGCAAGGGCGGTGACGACGGCAAGGAAGACGACAACGGCGGGAAGGGCGACACCGGAAACGGCGGCGCAACCGAGACCCCGGGCAAGGGCGGCACGCAGAACGGGCAGAACGGGCAGGGTGACGCCAAGGGGTCCGATGACGGGGCCGTGACGTCCGGCGGCACCGCCGACACCAAGGCCGGGGCCGGGGCCGACACCCCGAAGTCCGAGTCGACCGTGGCGTCCGACGCCCGGCGCACGGAGGCCGGCACGGCGCCCGACGGCTCTGCTTCCCCTTCCGCGGTCTCCCGTGCCGAGGGCGGTGACGACCAGGACTCGGTGGGTTCGGTCAACCCCGTACCGCAGGCCGAGGGTTCGCAGGGCAGCCTGGCCGAGACCGGGTCGCAGCTCTGGCCCGCCGCGGCCGGCGCCCTGATGCTCTGCGCCGGTCTGGTGGTGCTGCTCCGTTCACGGCGTTACACCGCACGCCGCTGA
- a CDS encoding DoxX family protein — MSLLRVLGRPMLASMFITGGLDSVRHPERVAEAAESVVQPLSDRVKVLPDSTLQSVRLNGAVQVAAGLLLGLGRMPRLSALALAGTLVPTTLAAHRFWEAEDDADRAQQRIHFLKNVSMLGGLLVAADDTGGVPSLLWRGRHTAKELRREARLVHRSARMGALPGAAAGSVRAGAKGLKAKLPG; from the coding sequence ATGAGTCTGTTGCGAGTGCTGGGCCGTCCGATGCTGGCCTCCATGTTCATCACGGGCGGCCTGGACTCCGTCCGTCACCCGGAGCGGGTGGCAGAGGCCGCCGAGTCCGTGGTCCAGCCCCTGTCCGACCGTGTGAAGGTGCTGCCCGACAGCACCCTGCAGTCCGTACGGCTCAACGGTGCCGTTCAGGTCGCGGCCGGCCTGCTGCTGGGGCTCGGCCGCATGCCCCGGCTCTCCGCCCTGGCCCTCGCCGGCACGCTCGTGCCGACGACGCTGGCGGCCCACCGTTTCTGGGAGGCGGAGGACGACGCCGACCGCGCCCAGCAGCGCATCCACTTCCTCAAGAACGTGTCGATGCTGGGCGGACTCCTCGTCGCCGCGGACGACACCGGTGGCGTCCCGTCCCTGTTGTGGCGCGGCCGGCACACCGCCAAGGAGTTGCGGCGCGAGGCGAGGCTGGTGCACCGCTCGGCCCGGATGGGCGCGCTTCCCGGGGCCGCGGCGGGCAGCGTCCGGGCCGGCGCGAAGGGCCTGAAGGCCAAGCTCCCCGGCTGA